GAGAATAATATCCAGGGGACCGTTTTCGTTTCTTTTATTGTAGATGATGCTGGTAATGTAATGGATGTAAAAACAGTTGGTGCGCCAAAAGGCGGCGGGCTGGAAGAAGAAGCTAAACGTGTGGTGGAAAAAATGCCGAAGTGGGTACCAGGCAAGCAGAATGGCCGGCTGGTAAGTGTACAGTTCAACCTGCCTATCCGCTTTACCTTGCAGGAGAGTGGCGGGCCTAAAAAGAAAATAGCGGATGACGGCGCTTACTTAATGGTAGAAGAAATGCCAACTTATCCGGGTGGTCAGAATGCTATGATGCAATACCTTTCTTCCAATGTACGCTATCCCAAATCCGCTGTAGACAAGAACCTGGCGGGTACGGTATATGTGAGGTTTGACATTGATACAGATGGTGCTATCAGCAATGTACAGTCAGTGAATAAAGCGATTGGTGGTGGCCTGGAAGAAGAAGCGATCAGGGTAGTGAAGAAAATGCCTAACTGGAATCCCGGCAGGGAAAAGGGCCAACCAGTGCGGGTAAGGTTTGTATTACCGGTTGCATTCAGATTAAGTGCTAAATAAAACGAAAAGGCCTCAGTAATTACTGAGGCCTTTTTTATTATGCATATTCAAAAGTTCCGAATTCACTCTTCACCGTTACTTTCTTAGCAGGACTATCTGTAACCCTTCCTACAATCTGTGCATCAATGTTGTAAGTCTGGCTGATGCGGATGATATCTTCTGCAATCTGCTCCGGCACGTACAACTCCATGCGGTGGCCCATATTAAACACCTGGTACATTTCCTTCCAGCTGGTGCCGGACTGTTCCTGGATCAGGGAGAATAAAGGGGGTATGGGGAATAAGTTATCCTTGATCACATGCAGGTTATTGATGAAGTGCAGCACTTTGGTTTGTGCGCCACCACTGCAATGTACCATGCCATTCACCTGGGAACGGTATTGTTCCAGGATCTGTTTGATCACAGGGGCATATGTACGGGTAGGTGATAATACCAGTTTTCCGGCAGTAACGTTACCCACTCCCGGCACATTGACCATATCAGTCAGTGCTTTTTTACCGCTGAACACCAATTCCTGAGGAATGGAAGGATCATAGCTTTCGGGGAATTTCTGTGCAACTGTTTTATTGAAAACATCGTGCCTTGCAGAAGTAAGGCCATTGCTGCCCATACCTCCATTGTATTCCCGTTCATAAGTGGCCTGGCCTGAAGAGGACAAACCTACTACCACATCGCCTGCTTTGATACGATCGTTAGAAATAACATCGGACCTTTTCATGCGGCAGGTAACGGTAGAATCCACAATAATGGTGCGTACCAGGTCTCCCACATCAGCAGTTTCCCCGCCGGTGGAGTAAATGCCCATGCCATAACTTCTCAATTCTTCCAGTATTTCTTCCGTACCATTGATGATGGCGGCAATCACTTCTCCGGGAACCAGGT
This DNA window, taken from Chitinophaga niabensis, encodes the following:
- a CDS encoding AIR synthase related protein, coding for MDQNLYAQRGVSAGKEDVHNAIRHIDKGLFPQAFCKIIPDILGGDADWCNIMHADGAGTKSSLAYAYWKETGDISVWRGIAQDAIIMNTDDLLCVGATDNILLSSTIGRNKNLVPGEVIAAIINGTEEILEELRSYGMGIYSTGGETADVGDLVRTIIVDSTVTCRMKRSDVISNDRIKAGDVVVGLSSSGQATYEREYNGGMGSNGLTSARHDVFNKTVAQKFPESYDPSIPQELVFSGKKALTDMVNVPGVGNVTAGKLVLSPTRTYAPVIKQILEQYRSQVNGMVHCSGGAQTKVLHFINNLHVIKDNLFPIPPLFSLIQEQSGTSWKEMYQVFNMGHRMELYVPEQIAEDIIRISQTYNIDAQIVGRVTDSPAKKVTVKSEFGTFEYA